In Bosea sp. PAMC 26642, the DNA window CGGCGGCCGTCCGCGCAAAGCCCGGCAGGCAGACGATCGGCAGCGCCTGCGACGCGAGGGGGCCGTAGTCGCGCGCATGCAGCTTCAGCCCGTCGCGGGCCGTGACGAAAAGCGAGGCGAATCCGGTATCGGTGGTGTCAGTCACTTCAGCCTCATCCTGAGGAGCGATCTGGAAGATCGCGTCTCGAAGGATGCTCCAGTGCGCTCTTGAGCATCCTTCGAGACGCCGCTTTGCGGCTCCTCAGGATGAGGGCTGCGCATTGAAGCGATCTCTATCCGATCTACTCCCGCCGCCCGCCGCGCTTCAAGTCGTGGTCGATCAGATAGGCGGTGCGCTGGTCAAGGAATTGCCGGTAGACCTGCAGGTTCTCCATCACCCGCTGCACATAGTTGCGCGTCTCGTAGAACGGGATGCGCTCGACCCAGTCGATGGCATCGACCTCGGGCGCGCGCGGATCGCCATAGGCTTCGATCCACTTCTTCACATTGCCTCCCCCGGCATTATAGGCCGCGAAGGTCAGGATGTAGGAGCCGCGCCAGTCCTTAAGCAGGTCGTTGAGATGGGCCGCGCCCATCTGCGCTGAATAGAGCGCGTCGCGGCCGAGCCTCGGCCAGTCGAAGGGCAGGTTGGCGCGCCGGGCCGTCTCGCGCGCCGTCGCCGGCATCATCTGCATCAGTCCGCGGGCGCCGACGGGCGATGTCGCGGTCGGGTCGAAAGCGCTCTCCTGCCTTGCGATGGCATGGACGATGGCGCGCTCCATCGGGTCGCCCAGTGTCGGAAAATCCGGAACGCCCGTGGTCGGGAAGGCGGCGGTGTCGAGCGGAAAGCCGCGCTGCAGCGACTGCTTGCCGATCGAGAGCAGTGTCCGGATATCCCCCTCGCGCCGGGCAATCGCCGCGACCGCCTCCAGCGCCGGCGTGGTGTGAAGGCTCTGCGCCAGATCCGCCAGCATCAGCGCTGCGAGGTCGCGCGCCCCGATCTGGTAGAGAAGGAGCACGCCCTGATGGCCCGGCAGATGCGAGAGCCCGGCCGAAACCGAGCGCCGCAAGGGCAGGTCGGGCAGCCCCAGCCGCGCCCGGGCGAGTTGGCCGTAATAGGCGACCGGGTGCGCGGCGGCGCGCTCATAGGCGGCCGTCGCGACCTCCTCGCGGCCCAGCGCCTCGGCGGCGCGGCCTTGCCAATAGGCCGCACGCGCGACCGAGATCGGGGTTACCGCCAGCGCGGCCGCCGCGTCGAAATGGCCGAGCGCGCGCTCTGGGTCGTTACGGAAACGCAGCGCGATGAAGCCGGAATGCCACTCGGCATCGATCCGCTCGGGCGTGTCCTCGGCGCCATGGCCGGCCACGACCTCATAGGCTTTCTCGGCATCGCCCGCGTCCAGCAGCTTGCGTGCGATCAGCCGGCGCTCCACCCACCACTCGTCGCCATCGCCGAGCAGGGCCGGGTCGCGCGGCACGTTCGCCAGCGCCTTGGCGGCGTCGCTTGCCTTGTTCTCGCGCCTGGCCTGCTGCGCCAGCAGGAAGGAAAACGAGATGTCACTCTTCAGCGCGGCCGGCACGGCCGAAATCAGCGAGGCCGCGATCGGGCGCCGCGCCTTGGCGCTGGCGATCCGAGCCTTCGCGAGGACCACATAGTCGGCCGAGACGCGCGCGGCATTGCGTAGCGCCGCGGAGACATTCTCGCGGAAGAGATAGCGCTCGGTGCGCAGGCGATGGTCGTCGCGGCCGAGAATGTCGCCGAATGCGGCGAGCACGGCCTTTTCCAGAGGCTGGCCGAGATGGTCCTGCCGCCAGCTCTGCCGGATCAGGACATTGGCCTCGTCGCTCTGGCCCTCAGCCTTGAGCGCAAGCGCAAGCGCCACCCGCCCGGCCGGGCTGACCGGGCGCTGGACCTGGAAGAAGGCGCGGATCACGGCCGGGCTCTGCTTCTCCGAGATCAGCGCCTCTTCGGCACGGCGGCGAAACAGCGCTGTCCCGGGATAATCCGGATAGGTGTGGAGGAAGGCGTTCAGCCGCGAAAACGCCATCGGTCCGGCGCCCGACCGCATCGCCACCCATTCGAGCAGCGCCCGCGCCGAGCGGTTGTCGATGCTCCGGGCCAGGGCATCGCCTTCACCGATCGCGCCGCGCCGATAGGCTGCGACCGCCGCTTTCACCGTCTCGCGGTCGGGCTCGGTCTCTCCGTTTACCAAGGCGCCGGGGTAGGGCGGCAGGGCGCCTGTCGTCTCGACCTCAACGCTGGCGCGCGGCTGCTCCCGGATATCATCGTCGTCTCTGGCAAGCGCCGGCATGGCCGCGAGCATCGCGGGTACGAACAGACAAGCCAGATATCGTCCGGACCGGTGCTTGCAGGCTGAAGACAAGACCATCGCAGGCTCCTTCGAGAGGGCGCATGACCTGCGATGATGGGCGAGGGCGGTTTACGAGGACTTAACTATAAGGCCACGCATTTTGATGCATTGCCGGCTTTGCCTCGGTCGGCCGAGGGTT includes these proteins:
- a CDS encoding lytic transglycosylase domain-containing protein; amino-acid sequence: MVLSSACKHRSGRYLACLFVPAMLAAMPALARDDDDIREQPRASVEVETTGALPPYPGALVNGETEPDRETVKAAVAAYRRGAIGEGDALARSIDNRSARALLEWVAMRSGAGPMAFSRLNAFLHTYPDYPGTALFRRRAEEALISEKQSPAVIRAFFQVQRPVSPAGRVALALALKAEGQSDEANVLIRQSWRQDHLGQPLEKAVLAAFGDILGRDDHRLRTERYLFRENVSAALRNAARVSADYVVLAKARIASAKARRPIAASLISAVPAALKSDISFSFLLAQQARRENKASDAAKALANVPRDPALLGDGDEWWVERRLIARKLLDAGDAEKAYEVVAGHGAEDTPERIDAEWHSGFIALRFRNDPERALGHFDAAAALAVTPISVARAAYWQGRAAEALGREEVATAAYERAAAHPVAYYGQLARARLGLPDLPLRRSVSAGLSHLPGHQGVLLLYQIGARDLAALMLADLAQSLHTTPALEAVAAIARREGDIRTLLSIGKQSLQRGFPLDTAAFPTTGVPDFPTLGDPMERAIVHAIARQESAFDPTATSPVGARGLMQMMPATARETARRANLPFDWPRLGRDALYSAQMGAAHLNDLLKDWRGSYILTFAAYNAGGGNVKKWIEAYGDPRAPEVDAIDWVERIPFYETRNYVQRVMENLQVYRQFLDQRTAYLIDHDLKRGGRRE